The following are from one region of the Prosthecobacter debontii genome:
- the hemW gene encoding radical SAM family heme chaperone HemW has translation MIQHLYVHIPFCHRICPYCSFYKHQHGSTDMAGFVEAVVAEANREQAARSLDLRTAYLGGGTPTALSEKHLERLLSGLRQTLDFSQVTEFTCEVNPRTITASKAAMMREKGITRISLGIQAWDEPTLKTLGRDHAPVDAEETYQLLRSAGFDSVSLDLMFSIPGQSLEAWRGTVEKTISLQPDHISAYNLNYEEDTEFFERLRSGRYQEDEGRDAEFFYLALDQLESAGYQHYEISNYAREGFRSIHNESYWLGEEYLGLGPSAYSTVNEKRWQNVADTGVYIARIQNGQGTALPGEELTPDRRRTERFGLELRTRRGLPVNLIQSEQQRMLRTLEEEGLLSVKDHFITLTREGKPLVDSIAVALMG, from the coding sequence GTGATTCAGCACCTTTACGTCCATATCCCTTTTTGCCATCGCATCTGCCCCTACTGCTCTTTTTACAAGCACCAGCATGGCAGCACGGACATGGCGGGGTTTGTCGAGGCGGTGGTAGCGGAAGCGAATCGCGAGCAGGCCGCCCGATCTCTGGATTTGCGCACGGCTTATCTGGGCGGTGGCACGCCTACCGCCTTGAGTGAAAAGCATCTGGAGCGTTTGCTCTCTGGGCTGCGTCAGACCCTGGATTTTTCCCAAGTGACCGAGTTCACCTGTGAGGTGAATCCGCGCACCATCACGGCTTCCAAAGCGGCCATGATGCGTGAAAAGGGAATCACACGCATCAGCTTGGGCATTCAGGCCTGGGATGAACCGACCCTGAAAACCCTTGGCCGCGACCATGCTCCAGTGGATGCCGAGGAAACCTATCAACTGCTGCGCAGTGCCGGGTTCGATAGCGTCAGCCTGGATCTGATGTTTTCCATCCCTGGACAGAGCCTAGAAGCTTGGCGTGGCACGGTGGAAAAAACCATTTCACTCCAACCCGATCACATCTCCGCCTATAACCTCAACTATGAGGAAGACACGGAGTTCTTCGAGCGCTTGCGTAGCGGTCGTTATCAGGAGGATGAGGGGCGAGATGCGGAGTTTTTCTACCTCGCTCTGGATCAGTTGGAGTCGGCTGGTTATCAACACTACGAGATCAGCAATTATGCACGGGAAGGCTTCCGCTCCATTCATAACGAGAGTTATTGGTTAGGTGAAGAATACCTCGGTTTAGGCCCCAGCGCTTATTCCACGGTGAATGAAAAGCGTTGGCAAAATGTGGCCGATACGGGGGTTTACATCGCACGGATTCAGAACGGGCAGGGGACCGCCTTGCCGGGGGAAGAACTCACTCCAGATCGCCGTCGCACCGAACGATTTGGTCTGGAGTTACGCACACGCCGTGGTCTGCCCGTGAATCTTATTCAATCCGAGCAGCAGCGCATGCTCAGAACCCTTGAGGAGGAAGGGCTGCTCTCGGTGAAGGATCACTTCATTACCCTCACTCGCGAGGGTAAACCGCTCGTGGATTCCATTGCCGTCGCCTTGATGGGGTGA